In Enoplosus armatus isolate fEnoArm2 chromosome 16, fEnoArm2.hap1, whole genome shotgun sequence, the genomic window ctgattggttgtttgattcagacctggtccattTAACCCTTGTATTACATTTGTTTCTCCCCCCTTATTTTGGTGTTCCTGGTCAAATTTGACCGGTCTGGTTTAACTTCACTTACAttgacacaaaaaacataattcaaacatAATCATCACCAAATTTTATTTAACAccttttaatgttgtaaataaTGTCTCCAACTAATGGTGAACATGAATAACTGCAGTGAATATACAAAGAATAGACACTGAAAATTATAACAATCAAAACAGAGACCAAATTCACAGAACATCAGAAAATCAACATGAAGagtcatctttgtgtgtgtgtgtgtgtgtgtgtgtgtgtgcgtgtgtgtgttcacacacaggAGTGGCATTGTACAATCAGGTTGGAGTGTGCCTTGCAAACGTAGGCATCACATTTGTAGCATGTCagtcttgttttattgtctctcGGGGCACAGAGTTtgcatctcttcctcttttgccCCTGTccttgttggggggggggggggcctgggGCAGCGGCTGGGGCAGCGGCCGGGGCAGCAGCAGGGACTTGCAGACTCCTAACCAGACTGGCAGAGGCTGGTGTGTGGGGAAGGTGCTGTCGCCGTTGAATGAGAGGAGTCACTGCATATTCCAGGCATAGCTGCTCCTGGCATCACATGCTGCCCAGATCTTGATTCCGTACTTGCCTGGTTTGCTTGGCATGTACTGCTTGAAGGGACAGCGACCTCTGAAAGGGACCAGGCGCTCGTCGACTGTCACCTCAGGGCCTGGATTGTACATCAGTGGTAGGCGCTCCACCCACCTGTCCCAAACGTTCCTGATGGCAGGATGTCCTCTCTTGCAGGCCAGAAGAACCTGTTGACTCCAGCGCGATGCATACATTTCACAAGGGCATGCGTCTCATCTATATTCAGGATGATCCATGGATAAAGATCATTATCATATTTGAGAACACACCACTTCCCAAGGAGATCTCCAGACTCCCAAGCAATGGCTTCTGTCAGCCCCTTTTGGGCTGTCTGGTTAAAAGAGAAGTGCTTTGTTGTGAAGCActgacatttcagctgcttGTGAGTGGAGCACATGCAGCTGACCTCTCTGTAAAAGATCTCCCCTGGAGTGAATGATACCACCTGGTTGGTTCTCATTGTAGATGGCACTGGGGGGATCTGGCCTGGCATTCTTTCCACTGCCTGCTCCACTGCTTCACTCTCAATATAAAACAACTTGATAGTTGAAGCGTTTTCTTTGAGGGCCTTATAAAGCTCACGGGCATCAGGTATGTCCCGGCCGTTGGTCACCAGCTTGTCTGCTGTTCTTTTGAGGGTCCCCCCAACACCATCAGGGGCCCCCTTGCCATGGCTTGCCTCAAAAAAGTTCCATGTGCCACCTTTCAGACCACGTCTTGCACGTCTCTGTTCTTCCTGGACATTCGCTTTCCTTCTTTAACTTtgcctaaaacaaaacaaaataaaaattcatTGGTTACTTAGTAGGTCAGTCATGCATACCATATGTAAACAATATTTCATCAATGATAGGCTTGCTTCTTATTCTCTACATGTgtccatttattttcagtccTAACTGCTTACTACCCTGACCTTGAAGATCCTAGCTGCTGCTCTGGCTGTTGGACAGAATCTGGACTCTGAGGAGGGGTGGCCAATTGCTTCCTagtctctgctttctctttcctcttcttgttttgCTTCCTCCACTTTTTACGCAACTGACGTTTCCCTCGCTCACTTAGATCCTTAatcctcttctttttcccttGCTCTACATCCCGTCTCCATCTCTGACGCTCACTCTCTAAGTATTTCTGCCTTTTCTCAGGGTCAGCATCACGACGTGCACGGCATTGACGTTGTCTCTCAGCAGCACTTAATGGAGCCATGCTGGAGACAGATCTGTTATGAAATGTAACATTATTCTTTCAACACAAATATTTTGTAACACATGTGGTCAAGAACAAGAAAATTAAAACTCTTCTATGGTAGGGAAGTGAAAGGCTGCATGTACTTGGGATATAATTAAGACTTTTATTCTATGTATTGAAACTACAGTATTACATAATTTGGACATCATTTTGTGAGTGAGTTGAAGAAGAACCACCCTGTCACATCCCTTACCACCCCgtcacaacaaaacatgtgacGGCGTGGTAAATTTCATCCTAAAATGGCCGTTGTTCTCCATGTGGTCAAGTTCCTGACCTAAGTGAGTATACTTTCAATTGAAAAtatcattttctttacattaatAGTGTAAAattgtttaataaaaaacagttttcccTATCAATATTGCGTGACGGGGTGGACGGGGTGGATGGGTTGAGCTTGACGGACCTCATCTAACATGAAAAAACATAGAGagataataacaaataaaaatttaaataaaaataaaaatgttatgattTTATGAAGTTGTAAATCGGTCAGATTTGACCCAAACACCACAGAAgggttaaaaacaaacaaacaaacaaacacaggcacacattattcttaaaggagcccttcaattagatattattagtgacatgcaatggtcaaaatgtgttatttcaaccGAAAGTAtgataatattgcctactgtagctttaagcaGGTGCAGCTCGGCACACTTAAACTACGACTCCTCCTGTAAATGCAGCCAGCTAGGCTAAATGAGTTAGCAGAGCGACCGTCGGTTAGCATACAGGCTGTCTTACCTGTAGGCTGTGGTGGTTGACGTTTCCAGCGGAGCACCCCACTCTCGGAACCGCGTCTCAAACGCACCGGCGGTCCGCTGTACGGCAGGCGGCGGGACACCTGGCACTTCGCTgcaggggggcggggggggtctGGGGTTCATGAAATACTTAACACAGCAGTCGTGAGTGACTCGTCAGAGCCGGACATCcagattttacatttgaaaaggcACAAGAATGAGAATGAAGTGACACTTGGAACAATCACTACACTACTTTTGAGCGTTTTTACTCCGCGGACAATAGCTGCCCACCCCTCCTTCGTTTTGGCATAGTGGTATGTTCCAGGGATTGCGCAACCTGTGTCTGGTTGTGTCCCCTGCAGTTTATCACTCCACCTGTAGACCGTCAGCTGGAACCCgagcagccaaaaaaaaagtgtgttcaTAACTGTGAGTagagatcagatcagatcagaacAGATCAGATCAGGGCCAGTTTTGGAACCAGACCAGATCATTCAGACCAGAGCAGAAGTGATCATCAGAGAAGAGGATGGCTGCACCTCAGAAAGGAGATCTGTCAGCACCTGAGAGGAAGATCCTGCAAGTTATTGCTGCCGGTGAGTGCTCCTGGTCTGATTTCTTTCACACTGTTTTTCCTTGTTATAAAtatcttcctttttatttatttatttatttttacagtggAAACTGTCTTTATGgcaaacattttttattccatttacaGTACTATGTGACAGTGCATGCACTCACTTAAGATCAGTTTGTCGCACAAGAGACTGTCCTGTAGAGAGTCTTTTGGTCATTTCACAGCAGGTCGGCTGAACATTCAAACGTGAAACTTCTACCCAAACAGAatctgcagatttttttttaaaatttttaaaatttttgatttttttttacaagcagcATCTCTATtcctatttttaaaaatctgcagATTCTGGAAAAAATTACTAGGAAATGATTCAGAAATTGCAGAacccataaaataaaagcttcacCAAAATTCTTTAGAATCTGTCACACATGACGTGTGTGACTTTTATTGATGCTTGCTTTCACCAGCACAACTCCAAATAGCCAAACAATCCGAAATgtgcagtccccccccccccatcgttACATGCCTAACAGCGATGCCTTTGGTCCACAGGTGACGTACAGGAGGCTGCCCAGCTGCTGGCCAGCAAAGAAGTACGGGTCAACTGTTTGGATGAGGTACGAAAACAGAAAGGTTTGCCAAAAGTGGACCTTGTGTTTGGATTCTTTTGTCCAACTGCTGTTCACAAGGTTGAGACTGAACTGCCAGGCTCGACTAACTGTATTATTTAACTATTATTTACATGACATAAAAATCTCAAACTGATCCCTACATTTAAAAGGAACAAtgcttaattaaaaaaaaaatgtatgtaagaTAATGAGAGCTTATTTCTAACCTTAACAGTACAGAGTTTCTCAACCTTGTAAGTGTGGCCCTGTTTTACAGTCTCCAAATCCTTACTCCTAGCAAGCATTGTCtatgattttcattttgtaataataacaTATCTAATATATCTTCCCGGACCCCATCTGCTTATCAAGTGATAAGTTGAAAAACACATGTAATCTGCTGATTTACAGGAGGCTCGTGTTACAAAACGTGTGTCACAAAATGAATATGACCTTATCCCACGCCCCCACGCCGGCCACTCCCTCCACCCATAATGTCGCCGTAACATATGTTACCTATTGTGATGGAGACATATGGGGACGACTCTTGAGAGGACGCGGCCCTCGAAGGGGGTTTGATAATAGCGCCGCGCCACTACATGTAGCCCGCAGGCTCCTTCaggctgcctgtctgtcagaaCCAGGTGTGGTGACAAGAGCTTCGGCACGTCACAGCCGCCCACGCGACCGCCCGCAGAAGTGTTGTCTGTGCGTGATGTAAGGCGCacacaggggggaaaaaatgatggGATGTAATTGAATTTGCCTGCATACATACAAACTAACCCCTCATGTAATGTTGTCCCTCCTTTTGTTTCTTAAGTATGGCATGACCCCACTGATGCATGCAGCCTACAAGGGCAAGGCGGACATGTGtcgtctgctgctgcagcatggGGCCGATGTCAACTGCAACCAGCATGAATATGGATACACCGCTCTCATGTTTGCTGGCCTGTCAGGTATAACTGTGCCTGTCACTCAGTTTAAGGTTCTCTTGAAGTTTAAAACCCAGGTTTAAGTGGACCAATGTTGACCCTCGCTGTAGATTAGGTGAATCATTGTGGGTGCAATGTATGTGTTCTGAATACCAAACCGCTGATTCCGCCGCCTCAAGGCAAGACGGACATCACCTCCATGATGCTGGATGCGGGTGCAGAGACGGACCAGGTGAATTCTGTGGGTCGCACTGCTGCTCAGATGGCAGCGTTCGTAGGTGAGACGTGCAAAATGGACCTCAGCCTCAACGGCACCCAAAAGCGCGTGGGGGGGGAGCGTGCATCTTAAAACCTGCGCAATTCTCCTTTCCAGGCCAGCACGACTGCGTAACAGTGATCAACAACTTTTTCTCGCGGGCGAGGCTGGAGTACTACACCAGACCGCAGGGGCTGGAGAGCGAGCCCAAGCTGCCCCCCAGGCTGGCGGGACCCCTGCACAAGATCATCATGACCACCAACCTTAACCCGGTCAAGGTGAGGCCTGCGAATTAGCTGAAACGTGGCCACTTACTCACAGGTTCAGAAGTACcagtttttggtttgtttgttctctccTTACTGTGGTTGTAAACCAGTGAGGAAAAGACGTCACATGTGggctagtctgactcaccggatgtagaCCCTTGGGAACTCTACCATtggctgactatttcagtcggaattctcctcccctttcgcatatctgtgttttactgtttcgCAAGAGCATCGTGGCTGCATACAAGGCTACCGACAGCTACCGGCAACTAAGGTGGAATGTTTTCCTGCAGGTGACTCCATGCAGCGAATCGACAGTGTGAATCAGTCAACACACCTTAAATGCATTCACACCATACGTGCCACACACCATATAAAATGCTTGACCATCACGTGATTCACGTAGACTTTCACCTTCATCTTGCCTTCTTGTTTCTGGTATAACACAGCTCACTCAATGGACCAACATTTCTGCcctcagagcagctctgcccagaaatgtttttttttctaaccagCTCTCCGATCTGTCAGATAGTCATGCTGGTGAAGGAGAACCCCGTGCTGGTGGACGCGGCAGCTCTGGAGAAGTGTTACCAGGTGATGGACCTGCTGTGCGAGCAGTGCGTGAAGCAGCAAGACATGAACGAGGTCCTGGCCATGAAGATGCACTACATCAGCTGCGTGCTGCGGAAATGCCTGGCCTTCCTGCAGAAACGGGACGATAAGCTGGACGCGCTCGTCAAGAGGTGAGGAGGCGGTCCCCCTGAATAGATCACTGGCGCCACTCTCAGCACTCGTTTTACAGTTGACGGGTAGATCAGCATCAAGTTGCTGTCATAATAGTGGTTagatcaattcaattcaatgaataatgttcagtgttatttataacagaaatatgactaataatagtagtaagaactttaataataacagaaatatgactaataatagtagttacagctgtaataataacagaaatatgactaataatggTAGTAACAACTTTAATAATACCAGAGATAAGACTAATGATAGTAGTAAGAActgtaataataacagaaagatgactaataatagtagttacagctgtaataataacagaaatatgactaataatagtagttacagctgtaatagtaactgaaatatgactaataatggTAGTAACAACTTTAATAATACCAGAgatatgactaataatagtagttacagctgtaataataacagaaatatgttgTGCACACTGAGAAAACCCCCATGGAAAGTCTAAACACGAAAAGACATATTGAAGTTACAGTGGTGATGAATGTCA contains:
- the LOC139299416 gene encoding ankyrin repeat and MYND domain-containing protein 2-like, translated to MAAPQKGDLSAPERKILQVIAAGDVQEAAQLLASKEVRVNCLDEYGMTPLMHAAYKGKADMCRLLLQHGADVNCNQHEYGYTALMFAGLSGKTDITSMMLDAGAETDQVNSVGRTAAQMAAFVGQHDCVTVINNFFSRARLEYYTRPQGLESEPKLPPRLAGPLHKIIMTTNLNPVKIVMLVKENPVLVDAAALEKCYQVMDLLCEQCVKQQDMNEVLAMKMHYISCVLRKCLAFLQKRDDKLDALVKSLLRGRESDGFPQYQEKFIRDCIRKFPYCEATLLQQLVRSIAPVEIGNDPTAFSVLTQAVTGQMTFVDADYCATCGERGADKRCSLCKAVTYCNLSCQKLHWFTHKKMCRSLQEQDADLEEDTPRLKELKDDESDLVMETANFLQELCLRAEEKVAAAGGCPAELLACPSTSAEGPSRTKD